The Amycolatopsis mongoliensis genome includes a window with the following:
- a CDS encoding MarR family winged helix-turn-helix transcriptional regulator — MEAPRFGNAFLLAQVGAHAATRFTERIGELDLTPAQVGLLRLVASRPGQSQQALAKQLGTPATRLVPLVDGLEKRGLIERRRNAEDRRLYALELSQDGRELMGQVARTAASHERTITAVLTDDERALLHDLLTKIADDQGLTPGVHPGYARGRLS, encoded by the coding sequence ATGGAAGCTCCCCGGTTCGGCAACGCGTTCCTGCTCGCGCAGGTCGGCGCGCACGCGGCGACGCGGTTCACCGAGCGGATCGGCGAGCTGGACCTGACGCCGGCGCAGGTCGGGCTGCTGCGGCTGGTCGCATCGCGGCCGGGGCAGAGCCAGCAGGCGCTGGCCAAGCAGCTCGGGACGCCGGCGACGCGGCTGGTCCCGCTGGTCGACGGCCTGGAGAAGCGCGGCCTGATCGAGCGGCGCCGCAACGCGGAGGACCGGCGGCTCTACGCGCTGGAGCTGAGCCAGGACGGCCGGGAACTGATGGGCCAGGTCGCCCGGACGGCGGCGTCGCACGAACGCACGATCACCGCGGTCCTCACCGACGACGAGCGCGCGCTGCTGCACGACCTCCTGACGAAGATCGCCGACGACCAGGGCCTCACCCCCGGCGTCCACCCCGGCTATGCGCGTGGTCGGCTCTCGTGA
- a CDS encoding NuoB/complex I 20 kDa subunit family protein gives MGLEEKLPNGILLASLEGLVNWSRKNSMWPATFGLACCAIEMMTVGGSRYDIARFGMERFSATPRQADLMIVAGRVTQKMAPVLRQIYDQMAEPKWVLAMGVCASSGGMFNNYAVVQGVDHVVPVDMYLPGCPPRPEMLLDAILKLHAKIQDEPINARRAAIRAASGARTELVASSIKYAKK, from the coding sequence ATGGGCCTCGAAGAGAAACTCCCCAACGGCATCCTGCTGGCCAGTCTCGAAGGTCTCGTCAACTGGTCGCGGAAGAACTCGATGTGGCCGGCCACCTTCGGGCTCGCCTGCTGCGCGATCGAGATGATGACGGTCGGCGGCTCCCGCTACGACATCGCCCGCTTCGGCATGGAGCGCTTCAGCGCGACGCCGCGGCAGGCCGACCTGATGATCGTGGCCGGCCGGGTCACGCAGAAGATGGCCCCGGTCCTGCGCCAGATCTACGACCAGATGGCCGAGCCCAAGTGGGTGCTCGCCATGGGCGTCTGCGCCTCCTCCGGCGGCATGTTCAACAACTACGCCGTGGTCCAGGGCGTCGACCACGTCGTGCCGGTCGACATGTACCTGCCCGGCTGCCCGCCGCGGCCGGAGATGTTGCTGGACGCGATCCTCAAGCTGCACGCCAAGATCCAGGACGAGCCGATCAACGCCCGCCGCGCCGCCATCCGCGCCGCCAGCGGGGCCCGCACCGAGCTCGTCGCGTCGTCGATCAAGTACGCGAAGAAGTAA
- a CDS encoding class I SAM-dependent methyltransferase, producing the protein MSRASLDKDPHEVAAMFDGVASGYDRANSFMTFGFDRRWRTTTARVLDARRGEKVLDLAAGTGVSTVEYARGGAWCLAADFSFGMLRAGLHRKVPMVAADALNLPFADESFDAVTISLALRNFVDPKAALTEIARVVKPGGRLVICEVSTPPFAPIRFIHRRFMLKLLTWVGKRTSSNPEAYSYLAESMLTWPDQRTLGEIIASAGWADVEWLNLTFGVVAIHRARKPA; encoded by the coding sequence ATGTCACGCGCAAGCCTGGACAAGGACCCGCACGAAGTCGCCGCGATGTTCGACGGCGTCGCGTCCGGGTACGACCGGGCGAACTCGTTCATGACCTTCGGCTTCGACCGGCGCTGGCGCACCACCACCGCCCGCGTGCTCGACGCCCGCCGCGGCGAGAAGGTGCTGGACCTTGCCGCCGGCACCGGGGTGTCCACCGTCGAGTACGCCCGCGGTGGCGCCTGGTGCCTGGCCGCGGACTTCTCGTTCGGGATGCTGCGCGCCGGGCTGCACCGCAAGGTCCCGATGGTCGCGGCGGACGCGCTGAACCTGCCGTTCGCCGACGAGAGCTTCGACGCCGTGACCATCTCCCTGGCGCTGCGCAACTTCGTCGACCCGAAGGCGGCGCTCACCGAGATCGCCCGCGTGGTCAAGCCGGGCGGCCGCCTGGTGATCTGCGAGGTTTCGACGCCGCCGTTCGCGCCGATCCGGTTCATCCACCGGCGGTTCATGCTGAAGCTGCTCACCTGGGTCGGCAAGCGGACGTCGTCGAACCCCGAGGCGTACTCCTACCTGGCCGAATCGATGCTCACCTGGCCCGACCAGCGCACCCTCGGCGAGATCATCGCGAGCGCGGGCTGGGCCGACGTCGAGTGGTTGAACCTCACATTCGGCGTCGTGGCGATCCACCGCGCGCGCAAGCCTGCCTAA
- a CDS encoding glycosyltransferase family 4 protein, with amino-acid sequence MTNSVLRVVEHLRERAHDVLIIAPGPGPDSYRGAPVVRIPALDFPGVNSLPIGLPTRTVLNALAAFGPDVVHLASPFVVGARGLAAARRLRVPSIAVYQTDIAGFAAAYGFGIAARAAWRWVRRLHSRADRTLAPSRDSVEQLELHGVPRVHRWARGVDIERFSPEHADPALRAELAPDGELLVGFVGRLAPEKEVDRLAALAGMPGIRVVVVGDGPEIENLREQLPGAAFLGAKYGDELSAAYASFDVFVHTGPHETFCQAVQEAMASGLPVLAPDAGGPKDLVLPGRTGYLLPADRERFGPALVEKVDALRDPALRARLGEKARKVVLGRTWPAVCRELMGHYEAVQGRAARAA; translated from the coding sequence GTGACCAACTCCGTCCTGCGGGTCGTCGAGCACCTGCGCGAACGCGCGCACGACGTGCTGATCATCGCCCCCGGCCCGGGCCCGGACTCCTACCGCGGCGCCCCGGTGGTCCGGATCCCCGCGCTCGACTTCCCCGGGGTCAACTCCCTGCCGATCGGCCTGCCGACGCGCACGGTGCTCAACGCGCTCGCCGCGTTCGGCCCGGACGTCGTGCACCTCGCCTCGCCGTTCGTGGTCGGCGCGCGCGGGCTGGCCGCCGCGCGCCGGCTGCGCGTCCCGTCCATCGCCGTCTACCAGACCGACATCGCCGGGTTCGCCGCCGCGTACGGCTTCGGCATCGCCGCGCGGGCCGCGTGGCGCTGGGTGCGGCGCCTGCACTCGCGTGCCGACCGGACGCTGGCGCCGTCCCGCGACTCGGTCGAGCAGCTGGAACTGCACGGCGTCCCGCGCGTGCACCGGTGGGCGCGGGGCGTCGACATCGAGCGGTTCTCCCCGGAGCACGCCGACCCGGCGCTGCGGGCGGAGCTGGCGCCGGACGGCGAGCTGCTCGTCGGGTTCGTCGGCAGGCTGGCGCCCGAGAAGGAGGTCGACCGGCTGGCCGCGCTGGCCGGGATGCCGGGGATCCGCGTGGTCGTCGTCGGCGACGGGCCCGAAATCGAAAACCTCAGGGAGCAGCTTCCCGGCGCGGCCTTCCTCGGCGCGAAGTACGGCGACGAGCTCTCCGCGGCGTACGCGAGCTTCGACGTCTTCGTCCACACGGGTCCGCACGAGACGTTCTGCCAGGCGGTGCAGGAGGCGATGGCGTCCGGCCTGCCGGTGCTCGCGCCGGACGCGGGCGGCCCGAAGGACCTAGTGCTGCCCGGCCGGACCGGCTACCTGCTGCCCGCGGACCGCGAGCGGTTCGGCCCGGCGCTCGTCGAGAAGGTCGACGCCCTGCGCGATCCCGCGCTGCGGGCGAGGCTCGGCGAAAAGGCGCGCAAGGTGGTGCTGGGCCGCACCTGGCCGGCCGTCTGCCGCGAGCTGATGGGGCACTACGAAGCCGTGCAGGGCCGGGCCGCCCGCGCGGCCTGA
- a CDS encoding geranylgeranyl reductase family protein yields the protein MSRRSPDQDAEVIVVGAGPAGSTVATYLARSGVDVLLLEKTEFPREKVCGDGLTPRGVKQLIDLGIDTSEDAGWMHSRGLRILTGDLTLELDWPDLTSYPPYGVSRTRHDFDDLLARLAVKAGARLYERTTVTGAITSPAGRVVGVEAKVGPERTPVHYRAPLVLACDGVSARLALSVGIQKNEKRPMGVAVRQYYKSPRHDDPFIEGHLELWDRSDPRNPKLLPGYGWAFPLGDGTVNVGLGMLSTSASFRNTDYRALLRQWLDGTPEEWGYREENAIGKVGGAGLPMGFNRTPHYRDGLLLLGDAGGMVSPFNGEGISAAMESAQIAAEVVVQALARREGASRERALEAYPRAVGELMGGYYRLGNVFAKIIGKPKIMHACTKYGLRINKLLPLVYKGLSGCYDAKGGDCVDRLISALARVTPTPR from the coding sequence ATGAGTCGTCGAAGCCCTGACCAGGACGCCGAAGTCATCGTCGTCGGCGCCGGACCGGCCGGGTCCACCGTCGCGACCTACCTCGCCCGGTCGGGCGTCGACGTGCTGCTGCTGGAGAAGACCGAGTTCCCCCGCGAGAAGGTCTGCGGCGACGGCCTGACTCCGCGCGGCGTCAAGCAGCTGATCGACCTGGGGATCGACACCAGTGAGGACGCCGGCTGGATGCACAGCCGCGGCCTGCGCATCCTCACCGGCGACTTGACGCTGGAGCTCGACTGGCCGGACCTGACGAGCTACCCGCCGTACGGCGTCTCCCGTACTCGTCACGACTTCGACGACCTCCTCGCGAGGCTCGCGGTGAAGGCCGGCGCGCGGCTGTACGAGCGCACGACGGTCACCGGCGCGATCACCAGCCCGGCCGGGCGCGTGGTCGGCGTCGAGGCCAAGGTCGGGCCGGAGCGGACGCCGGTGCACTACCGCGCGCCGCTGGTCCTGGCCTGCGACGGCGTGTCCGCGCGGCTCGCGCTGAGCGTCGGCATCCAGAAGAACGAGAAGCGCCCGATGGGCGTGGCGGTGCGCCAGTACTACAAGAGCCCGCGTCACGACGACCCGTTCATCGAGGGCCACCTCGAGCTGTGGGACCGCTCGGACCCGCGGAACCCGAAGCTGCTGCCGGGCTACGGCTGGGCGTTCCCGCTCGGCGACGGCACGGTGAACGTCGGCCTCGGCATGCTCTCGACGTCGGCCTCGTTCCGGAACACCGACTACCGCGCGCTGCTGCGCCAGTGGCTCGACGGCACGCCGGAGGAGTGGGGCTACCGCGAGGAGAACGCGATCGGCAAGGTCGGCGGCGCCGGCCTCCCGATGGGCTTCAACCGCACCCCGCACTACCGCGACGGCCTGCTGCTGCTCGGCGACGCGGGCGGCATGGTCAGCCCGTTCAACGGCGAAGGCATCTCGGCGGCGATGGAGTCGGCGCAGATCGCCGCGGAGGTCGTCGTGCAGGCGCTGGCCCGGCGCGAAGGGGCTTCGCGCGAGCGGGCGCTGGAGGCGTACCCGCGGGCGGTCGGCGAGCTGATGGGCGGCTACTACCGGCTGGGGAACGTCTTCGCGAAGATCATCGGCAAGCCGAAGATCATGCACGCCTGCACGAAGTACGGGCTGCGCATCAACAAGCTCCTGCCGCTGGTCTACAAGGGCCTGTCGGGCTGCTACGACGCCAAGGGCGGCGACTGCGTCGACCGCCTGATCTCGGCGCTCGCCCGCGTCACACCCACCCCACGCTGA
- a CDS encoding glycosyltransferase family 4 protein: protein MHIVQLANFYGPRSGGLRTALHHLGAGYVASGHEVTLVVPGTRYADEVLPTGVRRFSLPAPKIPGTGGYRAVDPHRVRAVLRRLEPDRLEVSDRLTLRGMGGWARRHGVPSTVISHERLDRLLEQFLLPEPVARRVADVANRRMAASYDTVVCTTAFARAEFDRIAAPNVRRVPLGVDLATFRPAMRDDGWRTGLAGGADALLVHCGRLSPEKHVERSVDTVAELTEAGARVRLVVAGDGPRRRALERRARGLPVTFLGFLSGRGDVARLLASADVSLAPGPHETFGLAALEALASGTPVVVSASSALREIVRPGCGAAVDDHAPAFASAVTNLLESPEDLRRAAARARAEEFTWPAAVAGMLAAFR, encoded by the coding sequence ATGCACATCGTCCAGCTCGCGAACTTCTACGGGCCGCGCTCGGGCGGGCTGCGCACAGCGCTGCACCACCTCGGCGCGGGGTACGTCGCGAGCGGGCACGAGGTGACGCTGGTCGTGCCCGGCACGCGGTACGCCGACGAGGTCCTGCCGACCGGTGTGCGCCGCTTTTCCCTGCCGGCGCCGAAGATCCCGGGCACCGGCGGTTACCGCGCCGTCGATCCGCACCGCGTCCGCGCGGTCCTGCGCAGACTCGAACCGGACCGGCTGGAGGTGTCGGACCGGCTGACGCTGCGGGGGATGGGGGGCTGGGCGCGGCGGCACGGCGTCCCGAGCACGGTCATTTCGCACGAGCGCCTCGACCGGCTGCTGGAGCAGTTCCTGCTGCCCGAGCCGGTGGCGCGCCGCGTCGCCGACGTCGCGAACCGGCGGATGGCCGCCAGCTACGACACCGTCGTCTGCACGACGGCGTTCGCGCGGGCGGAGTTCGACCGGATCGCGGCCCCCAACGTCCGCCGCGTGCCGCTCGGCGTCGACTTGGCGACGTTCCGGCCCGCCATGCGCGACGACGGCTGGCGGACCGGACTCGCTGGCGGGGCGGACGCGCTGCTCGTCCACTGTGGACGTCTGTCGCCGGAGAAGCACGTGGAGCGCAGCGTGGACACCGTCGCCGAGCTGACGGAGGCGGGCGCGCGGGTCCGGCTGGTGGTGGCGGGCGACGGACCGCGACGGCGGGCCCTGGAACGCCGGGCCCGCGGCCTGCCGGTGACGTTCCTGGGGTTCCTGTCCGGCCGCGGCGACGTCGCGCGGCTGCTGGCCAGCGCGGACGTCTCGCTGGCGCCCGGCCCGCACGAGACGTTCGGGCTCGCCGCCCTGGAGGCGCTGGCGTCCGGGACGCCGGTGGTCGTGTCGGCGTCGTCGGCGTTGCGGGAGATCGTGCGGCCGGGCTGCGGCGCGGCGGTGGACGACCACGCGCCCGCGTTCGCCTCGGCGGTGACGAACCTCCTGGAGAGCCCGGAAGACCTGCGCCGCGCGGCCGCCCGCGCGCGGGCCGAGGAGTTCACCTGGCCCGCCGCGGTGGCCGGGATGCTGGCCGCCTTCCGCTGA
- the nuoE gene encoding NADH-quinone oxidoreductase subunit NuoE, which translates to MTSSTAVPEPGPNAADRTHVAAGGDVDVIAIAPDPEVAAGIIEDTPLEDIFDEGVVARAQDLIARYPVSRSALLPMLHLVQSVQGYVSQEGIAFCAKQLDLSDAEVSAVATFYTMYKRKPCGEHLVSVCTNTLCAAMGGDAIYKKLQTHLGSEEKPLGHNETAGTPNEPGSITLEHAECLAACDLAPVIQVNYEYFDNQTEDKAVALVDALQAGKRPAPTRGAPLTNFKGAELQLAGFFPEDERQYRADVDGPSQAVETLRGAKLAQDRGWVAPVASDVPLPALPSKEGEKK; encoded by the coding sequence ATGACTTCTTCCACCGCAGTGCCCGAGCCCGGGCCCAACGCGGCCGACCGGACGCACGTCGCGGCCGGCGGCGACGTCGACGTGATCGCCATCGCGCCGGACCCCGAGGTGGCCGCCGGGATCATCGAAGACACGCCGCTCGAAGACATCTTCGACGAAGGCGTCGTCGCCCGGGCCCAGGACCTGATCGCGCGCTACCCGGTGTCCCGCTCGGCGCTGCTGCCGATGCTGCACCTCGTGCAGTCGGTGCAGGGCTACGTCAGCCAGGAGGGCATCGCGTTCTGCGCGAAGCAGCTCGACCTGTCCGACGCCGAGGTCAGCGCGGTCGCGACGTTCTACACGATGTACAAGCGCAAGCCGTGCGGCGAGCACCTCGTGAGCGTCTGCACCAACACGCTGTGCGCGGCCATGGGCGGCGACGCGATCTACAAGAAGCTCCAGACGCACCTCGGTTCCGAGGAGAAGCCGCTGGGGCACAACGAGACCGCGGGCACGCCGAACGAGCCGGGCTCGATCACCCTCGAGCACGCCGAGTGCCTCGCGGCCTGCGACCTCGCGCCGGTCATCCAGGTCAACTACGAGTACTTCGACAACCAGACCGAGGACAAGGCCGTCGCGCTGGTCGACGCGCTGCAGGCGGGCAAGCGCCCGGCCCCGACGCGCGGCGCGCCGCTGACGAACTTCAAGGGCGCCGAGCTGCAGCTCGCCGGGTTCTTCCCGGAGGACGAGCGCCAGTACCGCGCGGACGTCGACGGTCCTTCGCAGGCCGTCGAGACGCTGCGGGGCGCGAAGCTCGCCCAGGACCGCGGCTGGGTCGCCCCGGTGGCTTCCGATGTCCCGCTCCCCGCTCTGCCCTCTAAAGAAGGGGAGAAGAAGTAA
- a CDS encoding DUF4386 domain-containing protein translates to MKRFAIVAYGLFTVAGGVLGATGTRPGSSAADVAAYNATHQGLVQLLALVVFGAGLSLATWTAAAGPPRLGFAGGLLASGSLVLSGLATWTAAQNPDFARAFTSLAFAAGAFGFAVPLALLIAVVARTERKWLAVTGYVIAALAGLSAFGMLADVLYPLIPVGRFGGLIWLVLATFLKPRG, encoded by the coding sequence ATGAAACGATTTGCGATCGTCGCCTACGGCCTGTTCACCGTTGCCGGGGGAGTCCTCGGCGCGACCGGCACCCGCCCGGGCTCCTCCGCCGCCGACGTCGCGGCCTACAACGCCACTCACCAGGGCCTCGTCCAGCTGCTCGCGCTGGTCGTCTTCGGCGCGGGGCTGTCCCTCGCGACGTGGACCGCGGCCGCCGGACCGCCGCGTCTCGGCTTCGCCGGCGGCCTCCTCGCGTCCGGGAGCCTCGTGCTGAGCGGCCTCGCCACGTGGACGGCCGCGCAGAACCCGGACTTCGCCCGCGCCTTCACCTCGCTGGCCTTCGCCGCCGGCGCCTTCGGGTTCGCGGTGCCCCTCGCGCTCCTGATCGCGGTCGTGGCTCGCACCGAACGGAAGTGGCTGGCGGTCACCGGCTACGTCATCGCCGCGCTCGCCGGGCTCTCCGCGTTCGGCATGCTGGCCGACGTGCTCTACCCGCTGATCCCGGTGGGACGCTTCGGCGGGCTCATCTGGCTGGTGCTCGCGACCTTCCTCAAGCCCCGCGGCTAA
- a CDS encoding NADH-quinone oxidoreductase subunit A, with translation MLTLLTRTDTVQLAQEAPSLKPYLPLVLLFVLALGFAVLSVLLGPLVGPSRYNKAKLEAYECGIEPSPQPLVGAGRMPVAYYITAMLFILFDIEMVFLYPFAVQANALGTFGLVEILLFIATVGFAYAYVWRRGGLDWN, from the coding sequence GTGCTGACGTTGCTGACCCGAACCGACACGGTGCAGCTGGCTCAAGAGGCCCCGAGCCTGAAGCCCTACCTGCCCCTGGTCCTGTTGTTCGTGCTGGCGCTCGGGTTTGCCGTGCTGTCGGTGCTCTTGGGCCCGCTCGTCGGTCCCAGTCGCTACAACAAGGCCAAGCTCGAGGCCTACGAGTGCGGCATCGAACCGTCCCCGCAGCCGCTCGTCGGCGCCGGGCGGATGCCGGTGGCCTACTACATCACCGCGATGCTGTTCATCCTGTTCGACATCGAGATGGTCTTCCTCTACCCGTTCGCCGTGCAGGCGAACGCGCTGGGCACGTTCGGCCTGGTGGAGATCCTGCTGTTCATCGCGACGGTCGGCTTCGCGTACGCCTACGTGTGGCGGCGCGGCGGCCTGGATTGGAACTAG
- the nuoF gene encoding NADH-quinone oxidoreductase subunit NuoF has protein sequence MADPITPVLTKRWLSPNSWQIGTYEALEGYTAVRKALAGTPEQLVQLVKDSGLRGRGGAGFPAGVKWSFMPPNEDKPHYLVINADEGEPGTCKDIPLMMADPHSLIEGCIIAAYAMRSHHCFIYVRGEALHCIRRLNAAVREAEAAGYLGENILGSGFDLKITVHAGAGAYICGEETALLDSLEGRRGQPRLKPPFPAAAGLYAAPTTVNNVETIASAPFIVNGGSSWFREMGREKSPGPKIYSISGHVEKPGQYECPLGTTLRELLDMAGGMKDGIPLKFWTPGGSSTPMFTTEHLDIPLDFEGAAEAGSMLGTTAVMVFNETVSVPWAVMKWTKFYEHESCGKCTPCREGTYWLAQILERMVAGHGTEEDIDTLLDVCDNILGRAFCALGDGAVSPITSGIKYFRDEFLALCESNKRELVGAQA, from the coding sequence ATGGCCGACCCCATTACCCCGGTCCTCACGAAGCGCTGGCTGTCGCCGAACTCCTGGCAGATCGGGACGTACGAGGCGCTGGAGGGCTACACCGCCGTCCGCAAGGCACTCGCCGGCACGCCGGAGCAGCTCGTCCAGCTGGTCAAGGACTCCGGCCTGCGCGGCCGTGGCGGCGCGGGCTTCCCGGCCGGCGTCAAGTGGTCGTTCATGCCGCCGAACGAGGACAAGCCGCACTACCTGGTGATCAACGCCGACGAGGGCGAACCGGGGACCTGCAAGGACATCCCGCTGATGATGGCGGACCCGCACTCGCTCATCGAGGGCTGCATCATCGCCGCGTACGCGATGCGGTCGCACCACTGTTTCATCTACGTCCGCGGCGAGGCGCTGCACTGCATCCGCCGGCTCAACGCGGCCGTGCGCGAGGCCGAAGCGGCGGGCTACCTGGGCGAGAACATCCTCGGCTCCGGCTTCGACCTCAAGATCACCGTCCACGCGGGAGCGGGCGCGTACATCTGCGGTGAAGAGACGGCGCTGCTCGACTCGCTCGAAGGCCGTCGCGGCCAGCCGCGGCTCAAGCCGCCGTTCCCCGCGGCCGCGGGCCTCTACGCCGCGCCGACCACGGTCAACAACGTCGAGACCATCGCGAGCGCGCCGTTCATCGTCAACGGCGGCTCCAGCTGGTTCCGCGAGATGGGCCGCGAGAAGTCGCCCGGCCCGAAGATCTACTCGATCTCCGGCCACGTCGAGAAGCCCGGCCAGTACGAGTGCCCGCTCGGCACCACGCTGCGCGAGCTGCTGGACATGGCGGGCGGCATGAAGGACGGCATCCCGCTGAAGTTCTGGACGCCGGGCGGCTCGTCGACGCCGATGTTCACCACGGAGCACCTCGACATCCCGCTGGACTTCGAGGGCGCGGCCGAGGCGGGCTCGATGCTCGGCACCACCGCCGTCATGGTGTTCAACGAGACGGTGTCCGTGCCCTGGGCCGTGATGAAGTGGACGAAGTTCTACGAGCACGAGTCCTGCGGCAAGTGCACGCCGTGCCGCGAGGGCACGTACTGGCTGGCGCAGATCCTCGAGCGGATGGTCGCGGGCCACGGCACCGAGGAGGACATCGACACCCTCCTCGACGTCTGCGACAACATCCTCGGCCGCGCGTTCTGCGCCCTCGGCGACGGCGCGGTGTCGCCGATCACCAGTGGCATCAAGTACTTCCGCGACGAATTCCTCGCTCTGTGTGAGAGCAACAAGCGCGAACTGGTGGGAGCGCAGGCATGA
- a CDS encoding NADH-quinone oxidoreductase subunit C, which yields MTETPEPGGEQSSADRPEGGLEPTGARPAEPVVTGRERQGMFGVHGTGDTSGYGGVRLPAYSPAPAERPYGGWFDQFADEFYAALADNKIPAEAILQTTVDRGEITFYVAREQLPAIAKVLRDDGGLRFELLSSVSGVDYGVDIPQRLHAVYHFTSLTYRRRIRLEVTLDVEDAHVPSLVGIYPTADWQEREAWDMFGIVFDGHPALTRILMPDDWDGHPQRKDYPLGGIPVEYKGAEIPPPDQRRSYS from the coding sequence ATGACTGAGACTCCTGAACCCGGCGGCGAGCAGTCCAGCGCCGACCGTCCCGAAGGCGGCCTCGAGCCGACGGGCGCCCGGCCCGCCGAACCGGTCGTCACCGGCCGCGAACGCCAAGGCATGTTCGGCGTCCACGGCACCGGCGACACCTCCGGCTACGGCGGCGTCCGGCTCCCGGCCTACAGCCCCGCGCCGGCCGAACGCCCGTACGGCGGCTGGTTCGACCAGTTCGCCGACGAGTTCTACGCCGCACTGGCGGACAACAAGATCCCCGCCGAGGCGATCCTGCAGACGACGGTCGACCGCGGCGAGATCACCTTCTACGTCGCCCGCGAGCAGCTGCCGGCGATCGCCAAGGTCCTGCGCGACGACGGCGGTCTCCGCTTCGAGCTGCTCAGCTCGGTGTCCGGCGTGGACTACGGCGTCGACATCCCGCAGCGGCTGCACGCGGTCTACCACTTCACGTCGCTGACCTACCGCCGCCGGATCCGCCTCGAGGTCACCCTCGACGTCGAGGACGCGCACGTGCCGTCGCTGGTCGGGATCTACCCGACCGCGGACTGGCAGGAGCGCGAGGCCTGGGACATGTTCGGCATCGTCTTCGACGGCCACCCGGCGCTGACCCGGATCCTCATGCCGGACGACTGGGACGGCCACCCCCAGCGCAAGGACTACCCGCTCGGCGGGATCCCGGTCGAATACAAGGGCGCGGAGATCCCGCCGCCGGACCAGCGGAGGTCGTACTCGTGA
- a CDS encoding NADH-quinone oxidoreductase subunit D: MSTENLSDVKTGTDTSPEGADSVEYADSRETTEGRVYSVSGGDWDDVIADAAHDERMVINMGPQHPSTHGVLRLVLEMEGETVTQLRSVIGYLHTGIEKNCEYRTWTQGVTFVTRMDYLAPLSTEMAYCLGVEKLLQIEAPRRAQLLRVMLLEINRIGSHLVYIATGGMELGATTAMTLGFREREVVLHLLEHLTGLRMNHAFIRPGGLAQDMPEDYREKVTEFVKTMKERLPLYDKLFTGQPIWRNRLKGVGYLPVDACLALGVTGPVLRSAGLPWDLRKTEPYSCYDEFDFDVPVDNGADCWSRYLIRVHEMHESLKIIEQCLEKLEPGPVMVEDKKVAWPAQLSIGSDGMGNSLEHVKKIMGQSMESLIHHFKLVTEGFKVPAGQVYTSVESPRGELSAHLVSDGGTRPLRVHVREPSFVNLQSMPAMAEGGLVADVIAAIASIDPVMGGVDR; encoded by the coding sequence GTGAGCACCGAGAACCTTTCCGACGTCAAGACCGGCACGGACACGTCCCCCGAGGGCGCGGACAGCGTCGAGTACGCCGACTCCCGCGAAACCACCGAAGGCCGCGTCTACTCGGTCTCCGGCGGCGACTGGGACGACGTCATCGCCGACGCGGCGCACGACGAGCGCATGGTCATCAACATGGGCCCGCAGCACCCGTCGACGCACGGCGTGCTCCGGCTCGTGCTGGAGATGGAGGGCGAGACCGTCACGCAGCTGCGGTCGGTCATCGGCTACCTCCACACCGGCATCGAGAAGAACTGCGAGTACCGCACCTGGACCCAGGGCGTCACCTTCGTGACGCGCATGGACTACCTGGCGCCGCTCTCGACCGAGATGGCCTACTGCCTCGGCGTCGAGAAGCTGCTGCAGATCGAGGCCCCGCGCCGCGCGCAGCTGCTGCGCGTGATGCTGCTGGAGATCAACCGCATCGGCTCGCACCTGGTCTACATCGCCACCGGCGGCATGGAGCTCGGCGCCACCACCGCGATGACGCTGGGCTTCCGCGAGCGCGAGGTCGTGCTGCACCTGCTGGAGCACCTGACCGGCCTGCGCATGAACCACGCGTTCATCCGCCCCGGCGGCCTCGCGCAGGACATGCCCGAGGACTACCGCGAGAAGGTCACCGAATTCGTCAAGACGATGAAGGAACGCCTTCCGCTGTACGACAAGCTCTTCACCGGCCAGCCGATCTGGCGCAACCGGCTCAAGGGCGTCGGCTACCTGCCGGTGGACGCGTGCCTCGCGCTCGGCGTCACCGGCCCGGTGCTGCGCAGCGCCGGTCTCCCGTGGGACCTGCGCAAGACCGAGCCGTACTCCTGCTACGACGAGTTCGACTTCGACGTCCCGGTCGACAACGGCGCCGACTGCTGGTCGCGCTACCTGATCCGGGTGCACGAGATGCACGAGAGCCTCAAGATCATCGAGCAGTGCCTCGAGAAGCTCGAGCCGGGCCCGGTCATGGTCGAGGACAAGAAGGTCGCGTGGCCCGCGCAGCTGTCGATCGGCAGCGACGGCATGGGCAACTCGCTCGAGCACGTCAAGAAGATCATGGGCCAGTCGATGGAGTCCCTGATCCACCACTTCAAGCTGGTCACCGAGGGCTTCAAGGTGCCGGCCGGGCAGGTGTACACCTCGGTCGAGTCGCCGCGCGGCGAGCTGAGCGCGCACCTGGTCTCCGACGGCGGCACCCGGCCGCTGCGGGTCCACGTGCGCGAACCGAGCTTCGTGAACCTGCAGTCGATGCCCGCAATGGCCGAAGGCGGCCTGGTCGCGGACGTGATCGCCGCGATCGCCTCGATCGACCCCGTCATGGGGGGAGTGGACCGATGA